From the genome of Myxococcota bacterium, one region includes:
- a CDS encoding isocitrate lyase/PEP mutase family protein produces MKLSVGVWDALSARLAERAGFELLFLSGFALAGTQLGEPDFGLLTQTETLQAARRIVEAVRTPLIVDGDTGHGGPLNVQRLVRELVRLGAAGVLLEDQVWPKRCGHMRDKQVIPAEEHVQKLRAAVDARGAAKLMILGRTDARGPIGLDEAIRRGRMYREAGADIIFVEAPTSREELARIGREVPGPLMANMVEGGVTPILPLDELRALGFEYVVYPLTGLLGAARALERAFRELAAKGTSRNDDEARMSFAEFTELVGLSEKYAAAERYKT; encoded by the coding sequence GTGAAGCTCTCGGTCGGCGTCTGGGACGCCCTGTCGGCCCGGCTCGCGGAGCGCGCGGGCTTCGAGCTCCTGTTCCTGTCGGGCTTCGCGCTCGCCGGCACGCAGCTCGGCGAGCCCGACTTCGGGCTGCTCACCCAGACCGAGACACTGCAGGCCGCGCGGCGCATCGTCGAGGCGGTGCGCACGCCGCTGATCGTCGACGGCGACACCGGCCACGGCGGGCCGCTCAACGTGCAGAGACTCGTGCGCGAGCTGGTGCGCCTGGGCGCGGCCGGCGTACTGCTCGAGGACCAGGTCTGGCCCAAGCGCTGCGGTCACATGCGCGACAAGCAAGTGATCCCCGCCGAGGAGCACGTGCAGAAGCTGCGTGCCGCGGTCGATGCGCGCGGCGCGGCCAAGCTCATGATCCTGGGCCGCACCGACGCGCGCGGGCCGATCGGCCTCGACGAGGCGATCCGGCGCGGGCGCATGTACCGCGAGGCGGGGGCGGACATCATCTTCGTCGAGGCGCCGACCTCGCGCGAGGAGCTGGCGCGCATCGGCCGCGAGGTGCCGGGACCGCTCATGGCCAACATGGTCGAGGGCGGAGTGACTCCCATCCTGCCGCTCGACGAGCTGCGGGCGCTCGGCTTCGAATACGTGGTCTACCCGCTCACGGGCCTGCTCGGCGCCGCGCGCGCGCTCGAGCGCGCCTTCCGGGAGCTCGCCGCCAAGGGCACGAGCCGGAACGACGACGAGGCGCGCATGAGCTTCGCCGAGTTCACGGAGCTCGTCGGCCTGTCCGAGAAGTACGCCGCCGCCGAGCGCTACAAGACCTGA